In Aspergillus fumigatus Af293 chromosome 6, whole genome shotgun sequence, the genomic window AAGAAGCCCGAATTTATTGAGCTTTTGGAAAACAATACACTTGAAGACCCTACTCCAGAGCGAGTACTATTGGTGGTCTTTGCAGTCAAAACCGGCGAATCGAATCCTCCTTCAGTACAGCTatcatcacatcatccaAGTCAAGAGCCTGCGTCTTTTGCAAGCCCTGTCACCGTCGCAGCGACtccccagcaacagcagttTCTGACACCTGGACCGAGGCAGATGTCGCAGATGTCTCCCACTCCGCCATCTGCTATCTCGGGCATAATTCCGACCCTCAATTCCTTTGCTTCCCAGCCTCCACAATCCCTGCAACCGCAGCAGCCGCAGTTACCAACCCAACCGGCCTCTCAGTCCCAAGGGTATCAACCTCCACAGCCACATAGTCAGATGGCTGTCACTGGTATGGCCGCCGCAGTGAAGGTACTTGGTGCTCAGGCAAATGCTCCAGCAATCcagcaactcctccagcaggCTCCGAATGCTGATGTCTCCCAACTGGGTGTTGTCCATGGCATCATCTCACGACAGCCAGAGGCGGCTTCAAATTACGAGATGTTAATGCAGGCGTTGTATCAAGCTACAACGAATGGACATGGTCCACAGCAAAACGCCAGCTAGATCCAGGCCATTATATAACTGATGTTAGTCTTTCATATTAATATCTTCGTGTGAATATGCTGCTCTTCTTGGCGGGTTGAGGGTAAAAGTTACTGGATGGTAAAGGATATCCTAGGGTTGCATTCAAATTTCCCTTTGTTCTCTTGTGGATGGATTATGCAATTTGATATCCTCAGATCTCTTTTTTTTACATGGAGTTTATTGCAGTTCTGTGTTTCAGCTCGAGTCTCAAACAAACATTAATCTTCTTTCGGTATTACCAAATTCAAATATCTTTCAGACCTGATTCTTGGGGCTTGATATCTTCTCACACGCAGTGGATAAAGACCTGGGTTAGCGTTCAAGTAGTATTTATGTCAATATAAACCAGTTACTACATTCACAATGGCATTATGTTATTCGTCTTCTGCAAACGATACCCTGCTATGTGTGCCAGATTAGTATAAAAATAGGATGATGGCCATACTATGCTGCGTTCATTATATATTGACATGTAAACAAGCCTATCACATCCACATATTGCAATTCATCAAATCCTAGGtatgaagaaaagaaaatcaacGCCTACGCTATGCAAATTCCGGCCTGAATACTTGGAAAGAAACCACAATCAGTAGGCATCTCAATCACCACCGTCCGCCTCGTTTCCTGTatccgccaccaccaccaccgtaACGTGGGCCTCGTCCACCACCTGAGCGGCCACCCCAACCGccttcgtcgtcatcatggTGGCGGACAGGAGGTGGGCGCCCCTTGAGCTCTTCGCTGAGCTTTTTGTACGTCTTGCGCATGTCTGAATAACCCATGTGCATCTTGCCGAAGAAGTGATCGGCCAAGCGGCGATCGTTATCAAGACGACTCAGATAGGCTCCGCAGACGTCGCAAACCTGCAGCTTTTGATGACCGGATGGACCGGAGGTATCTTGGAGATTCTTGAGTTCGCGCTCACAGGTCTCTTTTTGGTGTTTGGCGGTACGAATCTTGTGTAGTTCGTTAAGCGCTTGGGCCACGGCACCAGTTTCACCGAGGACGGAAACTTCAAGGAGACCAGTATTGATAGTCTTTGTGAGGTCGGAGATTTGTTTCAGCTGTGTGAGAGTCAGCGAATATTCTACCGATAGCTCGATGGAAGTGCTTCGCCCTTACAAGGTTATTTGTCTGTCTGATCTCATCGGGAGTTTTCTCTAATCGTCGCTGGGCGGAGTCAATCCTGCGATCACAATCGTCGATATATTTCTGCATATCGCGCATGTAGTCGAACTCAAAGCCCCAtttcgccttctcggccGCTGAGGCGGTCTCGTACTCCGTCTTCAGTCCTTCACTATGCACTTTGGGACAAGGACCCAGATCTTGCTTGGTATTGGTGAAGAGATCGTGCGGGCAAGTTCCAACCAGGTACGAGCGACAGACCTTAGGATCTGTAATCTGAAGCTGCGCATTGCGAGAGCCGCCGCCGGTACCTATGAGTTGGTCCGCTGTAAGCAGATTTCCGTCAGCTTGCTTCAGAGAAAATCTGAGATTTGTAGATTGTCCAATGATTTACCTCCCATAAGCTGCTCAAGCAGCTTTCTTTGTTCGGCTGCCATAATGACGGAAACCTGGCGACAGCTATTGAGCGCGAAATAAAGGAATATCGGCTTGACTGGCGATGGTTTGTGATGCTGAATGAAGATCCAGGATTATGAGGTGTGGCGCTAAACGCGGCTGCGCTTATGTGAGCTTAAGGCACATCTACTCCGTTGAAAATACAATAGAAGGATGCTTAGATGAACAAAAATAAATTGATAGAGAGACTTAATTATTGCAAAAATATTATGATGCTCAtgataatattatatatataattatcCTCAGAAATAGTAATACGCAAGACATCATTCATGTATGAATAGGTTGTGCTCACCTTGTCATATAGAATCCAGAGACTAAACTCAATTGGTTCAAAGGGCCAGCTCTCAGGAACATCTCGAGCATCTTTGATGCACCACAATCCCCACTTAATGGTTTCCCTGAAAAGTTAGGAAAGGTCAAGTTCATACCGCAATAGAAACTCGAAGCTTTTAGATTGCAAGAATGACGTGATGGTTGTCCGCTCCTTTTTCCCCCTACTGTCCCTCCTGATCGCGTTGGCGACCTTCACATCCGCCTCATCGGACTACCATGAAGCTCTCGTCCTGCAGCCGCTTCCTCAATCCTCCCTGCTAGCGTCATTCAATTTCAGGGGCAACACTTCTCAAGAAGCCTTTAATCAGCGGCATTTTCGCTACTTCCCTCGTGCTCTTGGCCAAATCCTACAACACACCCACACCAAGGAGCTACATATTCGGTTCACAACAGGGAGATGGGATGCTGAAAGCTGGGGTACACGTCCCTGGAACGGGACGAAGGAAGGAAATACAGGTGTAGAGCTATGGGCATGGATTGATGCGCCGGACAGTGAAAGGTGGGTTTAGAGGCTGTGGACCAGACACAAGGCCTCGCGATGTATACTGAGCTGATTTTCGTCCAGCGCATTTGCCCGATGGATATCCTTGACCCAGTCACTGTCTGGTCTGTTCTGCGCATCGCTGAATTTCATTGATTCGACTCGAACGACTCGACCGGTTGTATCATTTGAGCCTACCGGGAATCATTACCCTTCCAGTGacctgcatctgctgcatgGAACGCTTCCTGGAGAAGTTGTCTGTACGGAGAACCTGACGCCCTTTCTGAAATTACTTCCCTGCAAGGGCAACGCTGGTGTTTCTAGTCTGCTGGATGGACACAAACTATTTGATGCTTCCTGGCAGAGCATGTCTGTTGATGTGCGTCCCGTCTGCCCTCAAGGCGGGAAGTGTCTTATGCAAATCGAACAAACAGTAGACATTGTGTTAGACATTGAGCGCTCCAAACGGCCTCGAGGTGAGTTGTCAAAGTAATTTTTCCCACTTTAACATACATTAATTAGTGATCCTCCTAGACGACCCGATTCCACGTCCTGTTCCTAATGATCAGTTGAGCTGTGACATTTCGAAGCCTTATCATTCAGACGATACCTGTTATCCTCTGGAAAGGGGCTCGGGCAAAGGCTGGAGCTTGAACGAGGTTTTTGGTCGTACTTTAAATGGCATTTGTTCccttgatgatggcgaaCGTCCTGGTGAAGAAGCAATCTGCTTGCGGATGCCGCATGAGCAAGTGGTATATACCACATCTGGAGTGGAAGAGACGAAAAGGCCCGACGGCTACACCCGTTGTTTTACCTTGCAACCATCCGGCACATTTGACTTGGTGATCCCGGAGCAATCTCACACGAGCTTGGCCCCTCGGGATGAACCGGTCTTGAGTGCGGAACGCACGATTGTtggccatggccaagaaAGAGGCGGCATGCGTATTATTTTTGGCAACCCATCGGATGCGCATCCTGTCGACTTCATCTATTTTGAGACTCTGCCCTGGTTCTTGCGGCCCTATGTCCACACATTACGCGCGACGATCACAGGGCGCAACGGAACCACTAGATCGGTTCCCGTCTCGCACATTGTGAAAGAGACATTTTACAGACCGGCCATCGATAGAGAAAGAGGAACACAGTTGGAACTTGCACTCTCTGTGCCTGCTGCTTCCATCGTCACTCTCACCTATGACTTCGAGAAGGCAATTCTACGCTATACCGAGTATCCACCGGACGCCAACCGTGGCTTCAACGTCGCTCCTGCAGTTATCAAACTGTCTAGCGCGAGCGGCAACACCATTGCCCACGATACTCCGATCTATATGCGCACCAccagcctcctcctcccgctACCAACTCCCGACTTCAGCATGCCGTACAACGTGATCATCTTGACCAGTACAGTGATTGCGCTTGCGTTCGGAagcatcttcaatctcctggTCCGCCGTTTTGTCACAGCTGATCAGGCTGCTGCGCTTACCGCGCAAACCCTGAAAGGCAGACTGCTAGGGAAGATTGTAGCTCTAAGAGATCGTATCAGCGGAAAGAGGTCAAAGGTAGAATAGTGTACAGTACAGCATACTCGGATTCAAGTATCCGCATTAATCCTTTCACATTTTGTTAAATATGCTTATTCATGACGAGAAAGAAAGCACGTAATACATGTGTAGAACTCCCTCAACTTCCAACTCGAATCCTGTATACCATTATCTACCTTGACCATGCAACCTAAAGGCTCAACGTCAGTACCAACCCATCTTTCCTCTGATACAACAGCAGGTGAGCTCCTGGCAAGACTCACATATCCATAGCCCCCTTCGTCTTCGACCACCCAGGCAACGTCTCAGGACATCCAGGCCGATGTTCCATGAAACTATGATCCTCGGTATCGCACGACGTATCTTTGGCACTCATTTCAGACGCTCCCTGAGCCAGCTGCTCAAAGTTCGAGCTCGCGGCACCCTTCTGCGAACTCAGGCCCAGGAACTCTCCCATCGATGACTTGGGGTTGGTAGCCTAGACCGCCAATCGTCAGTTCAGTGCTCCACGCTTGTGAGGTGCGCCGCGAGTCAACTTACGGCCTGATGGCCCGGCCCCTCTGTGCCTGTGCCTCCCTTGAAGAAGCCCTTGTCGCCCCATCCCGATCCACCGCCTGCATTGTTGGCGGGTGTGGGTTTGGAGCTGGCACCGCCCTGAGTTGAGGTTCTTTCGTGGTTGACGGCGTTGTCGGCTGTTCTGTCTCCCattgtggttggtggttaTAATTTCAATCGCTCTGCTTGTGTCTTCTACAGGAGTCAGTATACAATGTGGAATGATATATATTGTTTTGATGGTCCGTTGTATATATAGTCAATGGTGAACGTACCTGAAAATTGAATGATGCGACAATGTTAAATATCGCAGATAATATCTTGACTACACCGTCTTTATATAATAATTCAAGCTATACCTCATCGACCATCTGCTTGTCGACCGGGTCCTGTTCTAGTTGCATAGTAACTATGATTTCATAGTGAGCGCATCCCGCCTTGGTCATTGGCAGGTACACGCCACCTGCGCTGAATCATCAAATAATCCATATACGACTAGCCGGTATATTGACTTGGAAGATTCAGGAGGTTGGTAGCGAGATCTTGGCTATGAGATAGTACGTGTCAGGCAGTGTGCATGGATAGCATGGACTGCCAGAGTTGTAACATCTAGCATGTATGTACATACAGGTTCCATTCCGATTCAGTGGTATAAGACAATCATAACTCGAGtcaaaagagaagaaacaTCAGAAAACCTCTCCGGAGGTTTACCCATCATAGAGACATGAGAAACAAGATAAAAAGGGAAACGTACATGCATGGACAGAAGTTCCTGGGAGGCATTTATTAAAGCAGATTAATCCCGTTGCGACTCAACTTGCTCTGCCCACGTGGCGCCTGACACTGGGGACAGTGAGGTCTCAAGCTTATCTGCGAGATCAGAGACCGTCTTGTCCGTTGGTTTATGACCTCCAGGAAGGGCTGGGAACTCTTGTTCATTATTCAAAACCGGAGGGGCTGGAGaggctgcagcagcagcttcatCTGACGCGCCATCAAAAGGCGCAGCCCGAGAAGCTCCTCGTCCACGCCCACCTCTTCCACCACGTCCTCGACCGCGGTGGTTGAGGTGATGGCGTCCCTCTTGGTCCTCCTCCGTGCGGGCGTCATCGAAATCTCGTCGGACGTAACCAGAGACTCCTCCGTGCATGCCACGCCGGAATTGACCTCTACCACCACGGGGGTTGTAGTCTTCTTCACGCTTGGTCGCGTCCCACTCCCTTCCGCCCAAAGCTTCGAGTTTCCTCAAGCGGTTGCGCTCGCGTTCGGAGTCCATTGCACGGCGATTCTGGCGTTCCTGGCGGCGCTTCTCTTCTGCAATCTTCTCGCGTTCGAGAAATGACGCCTGATCAGCCTCAGCGCGAGCATATGCGGCAGCTTTCTTAGCGGCGTTCTCCTTGGCGGCAGCGATGCGTCGGGTAAGCTCTTCCTCTGTGAGCTTGGGCTGATAGAGTAGATTAGTACATGTCTCTCTACGCTACATAGGCTCGTGCCGTACCTTCTTCACTCCACCAGTTGCGCTCCTATCTCCACGAACGGCTGGAACTCGTTGAGCTTCGGTTCCATTCGCCGCAGCGGCTGGTTTAGCATCTGCCTTAGTTTCATCCTCTTTTGCAGATTGTTCAGATCCTTCTGCCGGTGTGTCGCGGGCTGCATTCTCCACTTTGTTGTCCTCTCGTTCGGCAGCATTGTCAGTAGACCTGCCCCTCGGCCCTCCCTCTGCACGCCCGCGACCTGAATGGTGCGACCCGCGTCCTCcgcgtcctcttcctctccctctccctcctcgtcTATCCGCTCCACGTGAGCGCGGCGGGGTATCTATCCGTGGTGGCTCCTGGCTCTTGGTGTCTGCAACATTTTCCTCCGGTGTCTGAACCTCAGCTTGTACTTGTTCGTCTGCGGATACTGGGATGATTTCGTCATCGAACAGATCGTCCCCGCCTCGAGTTTGCGCGAACTCGTCTATGACAGGCGCGTCGGCGATGGGATCGGCCATTTTTCTGTAATCCACTGGTAAAACGTCCGTGTCTTGCGAATTCTCGACGAAAAGCTGACGCGATCACGCAGTTCTTCGCGATGGATCAATTTCGATTAGGACGCCTAAGCAATTGCGGGGTTGGGGTAGCCTGCAAAATCAAGGATCAACCTTATCTAGCGGAATGTAGGCTTAAGAACACTTTTCGAAGCGTCGGAAACTATGTTTGCTAGAAACTCTGTCGGTCAGCAAGAGGCATATATGCGCCAGGTGTAGATCAGTTCCGCTCCCGAAAGTAATTTATTATCGAGTGTCTTTTGTAATTAACTCTCTTGACTGCGACCACCTCAAGCAGGACTAAGTTGCCAAGGCGGTCTGTATGTGGAGTTGTGTCTTTGCGGAGATCAAGGGAGATATTTCCAATCGCGTAGTTCGCATGGTCAGGAGAAAGGTATTACCTACTTATTTCCTATTATTGGCCAGGCGCGCAGAATATCGCAGTCCAAGACGGAGTATATAAGTGAAGAAAGCATTGCTCCATCTGTCGATCGAGTCCtacaatgaagatgagagatgtATTTCTGCCTCTCATTACCGCCGCCTTCTGCCGCTTCAATGACATGTATTATATATTAGATTTTGATTTTTTTCTGAGCTTTGAGATAATGCATCTTATAATCTGAAAGTTGCTTATGGGAGGAACTCCTTCAGTCTAAAATTCTTAATGGTTATATGGTCTTATGCTCTGTGAGGTTGATTATCTAAACTCAACATATCTCACACTCACAAACAAGGCCAT contains:
- the gpi16 gene encoding GPI-anchored transamidase subunit GPI16, which codes for MVVRSFFPLLSLLIALATFTSASSDYHEALVLQPLPQSSLLASFNFRGNTSQEAFNQRHFRYFPRALGQILQHTHTKELHIRFTTGRWDAESWGTRPWNGTKEGNTGVELWAWIDAPDSESAFARWISLTQSLSGLFCASLNFIDSTRTTRPVVSFEPTGNHYPSSDLHLLHGTLPGEVVCTENLTPFLKLLPCKGNAGVSSLLDGHKLFDASWQSMSVDVRPVCPQGGKCLMQIEQTVDIVLDIERSKRPRDDPIPRPVPNDQLSCDISKPYHSDDTCYPLERGSGKGWSLNEVFGRTLNGICSLDDGERPGEEAICLRMPHEQVVYTTSGVEETKRPDGYTRCFTLQPSGTFDLVIPEQSHTSLAPRDEPVLSAERTIVGHGQERGGMRIIFGNPSDAHPVDFIYFETLPWFLRPYVHTLRATITGRNGTTRSVPVSHIVKETFYRPAIDRERGTQLELALSVPAASIVTLTYDFEKAILRYTEYPPDANRGFNVAPAVIKLSSASGNTIAHDTPIYMRTTSLLLPLPTPDFSMPYNVIILTSTVIALAFGSIFNLLVRRFVTADQAAALTAQTLKGRLLGKIVALRDRISGKRSKVE
- a CDS encoding LUC7 domain-containing protein → MAAEQRKLLEQLMGADQLIGTGGGSRNAQLQITDPKVCRSYLVGTCPHDLFTNTKQDLGPCPKVHSEGLKTEYETASAAEKAKWGFEFDYMRDMQKYIDDCDRRIDSAQRRLEKTPDEIRQTNNLLKQISDLTKTINTGLLEVSVLGETGAVAQALNELHKIRTAKHQKETCERELKNLQDTSGPSGHQKLQVCDVCGAYLSRLDNDRRLADHFFGKMHMGYSDMRKTYKKLSEELKGRPPPVRHHDDDEGGWGGRSGGGRGPRYGGGGGGYRKRGGRW